CTTTTCGTCTCAATTTTAATCGTCATATTGtatgaaagaaaaattaataaatcctaaaatgtcaaatgtctGTATCtaattaatatcttataattgttcggtatattaaaattgaaaattatagaacaaaataaaaaattatttttaatgataaatcactCTGCGCTTATTCTAAAAGCGATAATTAagtaagataatttaaaatcatcgtaaccaatttaatttatatttatttaaaataaaacaagcagaggaaatgtaaaacatttgaaatgttatttaaaataatatacctataggtattatataatatattatgtagtatgtaggtacctaccaacctatttcaaaatgtatttatcattttaatttatttgaaaaatattataatttatacaaagttGAGATAAAGAAATTCATTTAATACAGGTTTAACACGTTAAGTTAAATCATCATAATTCCTAATCCTTCATATTTGATTTGATCATTTTcgttatctaataataaaatgttttatacttttatagttttatagttttcaATACTAATTGCAAAAACCATTAATTTTCGATATggcttaatttaaaataatatgttaaagtaATCTCTTCAATGAATGAgggttttaaatgtatattaattgtcagtgttgggtagtaacttaacttaagttacaagttactgtaacaaaattactttttaagtaatttgatggtaatttaattacattttattgtaagtaatttatatgtaatttaagttacttttttgtagtaactattactaaattattcgttatttttttggtttaatacatttttagaacgtattgataatattgtatgtaaatattaaaatatatcatataacttttaagtattataatttataggttaaGTTGtctgaactataatatttttttttatagctattgACTATTTGACTATAAAgtgttactttattattatatttattctgtgTTGTAATGTCGTGGACGTCTCACCTCGGTTTCGGCGTCTGCACATACAGCGTTGTTGGAACTatcgataattataataaaagtgtgGTTTGGCTGCTACCAGTTGTGCAATACGACTGAGAGTAAGTTACGTCTGCTCCTACTAGTtcccagatgggtgaccacccagaTCCGTAGGTACACCTAGctacacatacacgtgtttgcatACCTATCGTAACAACCGTTACAACAGCTATTACTCTTAACAACCACAGTTCAtaaacccctacaacagctaatggccatagttttGCCAGGctaaagttcaataaaaaaaaaattataataataatagtgtagcaaaatgagtatttgttaataatttcatattgttaATTGCAATTACCTATTGACtttatgtattgttgtattgacAACATGATTATTAAGCTCcagtgatatttttgaaaaaaagtaacttctaTTGTAATTGAGTTACTTTTTAAACACAAAAGTAATATAACTTAACCAAATAAAAAAGAAGTAGGTACTCAATACTTCATAGTCTGCGTATACataacttagtaatatcattgttattatttaaactttaaagtgatTGAAAATACTTGTAACCACGCAACTACACCATCAAAACCATTAAAGACCAAACACAGTATCCCAAGAACTTAACTTTGAATTTAGATAAGAGTATGGTTTAACACTTTAAGTATAGATATCTTTACACTGATTTATGAATTAAGAGTTTGTCTGAAATTTGAATTTAggaatactattaaaaaattaaaactagtatatgtaggtactatatccATGTCTATAAATCGTTCGATGATTGATTGAATAGCTCTATCTAGTAGGTATAttgcattgaaaaaaatatctctGAAATGTTAACTCGAAGCAATCAAAAAGGATCATATTGATTCCTAagaatcataattaaatattttagttgtatCCTGCAGGCTGCAGGTCAATACAATCTATCTCGATTTATGTTTGGTTGCATCAATCTAAGTTTTAAATTCGAATAAATATCAAAGCCCAAAGGACAGCTATACTGCAagttaaaactttattattaacattaattataatataaaataatattttattaaacgtaattaactcatatattataatattatatgaatataataatcaataagttATTTTCATTATCAGAAAAGGTCCATAAATGCATATTAGAGATATTTATTTGGTCGTTTGCTATTTTCGTGCGCTCTATGTCACATTTCTTCTGAGCAGTGGCATtaatagtgtttgaaatttagGGGGGGCTATAAAAACGTTAAGGGGGgctaaagcccccccccccaatatttGCACCTATGCTTCtgagtaattagtaattaccaatatttttatatattacctattatacttcTTGAGTGTATTCTAATACTAAACGTGTAACTTTTGAATGACTTGACTGACTGAGGTGaaagttattgttgttatacacttataccaaTAGGTTCCTTGAGTCTTTAACTTCATAAACTATACTCAGATActctataatatagattattgtTCAACCCCTATAGGTAACTGAAGGTAgatcaaacataaattttattttgacccacacaaatagaattttttttttgtttatttatagggttgccattggttacatatatatactatatactattacatatatactattactattatgattagtagaaatattgcatattatacatttttttggttgCTATTAGTTACAGATTACCTACCATTTGTCacttacataaaaaaacatttatctatttgaaaagtaaagtaatttttttaaattttattttagtaacgagtaaagtaacttaattacttttcaaaagtaacTTACCCAACACTGGGTATATACATGTATGTTGTATgttatagtacattagtacctatgttatataggtacatttataatgagaatttaagtataatatcgaTCAACACaacatacattaaaataaaacaatttgcctacataaatattagcatattataagatacatcttttaaaataattttaaaactacaaatcaACAATTAACAGTGTTGGggaaattacttatttttggtaattaaattacattacaattccttatcaaaattgtaactaaattatttttaagttacctACCTCTTGTAAATGTTGTGATAATGAGatacattaaaacatatattttaaatcaatgataaatgtattcatatttcatttaaataattattctgatTTCAGTTAAAATCACACCTgacattaatatataatcacgtttttactttttacattttctttttttggctGCCTATTTTTTTCCTCACGTTTCGAAAaactacaattaattatttaaacttgaaaattaCTACATgtctatatgatatttttaagaacatttccaaaaaaggcaaagtatattatttggactagtttgaaaaaatcatattgaaaaattgcaataattatttGGAACTTTCTATagaataagaatattaaattattacaaaatatggtaaatttttaaggagttcaatataggcaatataATGAGGACTACTTATGAGCTATGCAACTTTACTGTGGACAtagtaaattatcattatgtaCGTATATCCgtatatgtctatataataacttccacacacacacgcatgcACATCGCACATGTACCTAACTACTGTACTTTCACTTAGCACGTACGATTGCacgagaatatttttttttcattaaattatgtgCTTTTTATCcaatattaatctatttatcggggacggagtggccgagcggactaagtcgtcggttgtgacgcacaccggcgttggttcaaacctcggttcacagacggcatttttcttcgggcaagtcacggtgtccggagaacaagtgccgccatcctccacccaggcatggcagatacctacgggtgtccacttgaaaatctgccaaaactacacacacgtgtttaccaaccaacagtatcctcccacacaaacaaacaaacagctaatgggcATAATTGCCGGGCttaatgatcaattaaaaaaaaatctatttatcaGACTTCTGGAAAACATTGAATTcgtcataaaataaacaattttacgtTAGAACAACTTTCcgtttgttttcatttatttattttatttctatataaatatctaaatatttaaatttttgaaaatataataaattcgaaTAAAGTTAagaataaatgttaaatttaaaaagcgagatggtttgtcagcctaggatatattttagattattttttgtattgattttataatgatgtgtttttttatggATGTTATAaccttttgggacagtaaaaatgcttagattcccttcaacagtatcttgttcgatgggaaagtgaatctagttggtgcattcgggaggtcaaaatttaaacttcaaagttgtttttataagtgccgggaaaaacaaaaaaaattaagaaaaaacgggcaTTTTCACGCAAATTCcgttttcaacaaaatcaattttggttattggtgtaactctaaaacaaattaccgtaaatacatgcaattttcactgaatatttatataagtattttttatatttaataaaatataaaaataaataacattttttgactCGTTTTAAGCATTAACAACCACttaagaaccttgtattacatttcaaacatttttttatcgacattaaattacatttaatcactaatgcatattatattttatttatttatacgtaaTCATCATTAATCACcgtaataaaaacttttatttcgtTAGATATTTAGGTTAAAATATGGAATTTATAAAATCGACTTTTAAGATCGTATATACAAATCAACTAAGTGGTTCAGTGAGGTATTCAAAAATAGGAAACTGAttgaacttttttaacaatgatAATTGTTGTAAAAAAGACGGACAAgtgctgtacagtagatgtcgagtaagtcactgtaatggatgtgttaaattttaattaaaagataaatcattgcatacgaaaaacgattctgaacgaagaccATCTGTTTTTtgtgtatacataaaaaaaacattgttaaatcaatacattcatcgttccgctcaaaatctaaaaaaataatatttaaataatattaatacaactcAAATTATTACACACCTAATGcacgttaattttatttataaattatttaatactcgaatgatataaatagtTATCTTACTTTAGGTTCAATCAtcacgtcataatattacatcTTTAGGTGTAATCTTTTTATTACCTAAACGGCTAaacattgtttttcttataacactcgagtaaaaaaaaaccgaaagatattaaaaaaaagtatagaataattaaaacacattttgaGTCATTTATTAATTGTGGCCAACTTCATTGGCATGGATTGGTACCGTACTTGTTGGTTTTTGCGATGGCTGCGCACGTGCCGATGGACAAATGATCTTCGACCGTGTTGGCGAAAGCGGCGGCCACTTGTGGCAGATGCCCCGTGTCCTCTTGACTGTCACGTGACCACGTGGTTATCTTGTACACTTTCACGATGGCCGAACAAAGGCAGTTGGGCCTTAGTACATCGTACGCGATGCTCAGTCTGACCCGGTCCATGACAAAATCGATTACGTGGCCGGGCTGCTGCAGTTCGGCTAGCTCTGAGACGACGTGCAGATTAAACGTACCGTTAAGGTTGTGCAACGTATGCTCGACGGCGACCATTAACACGCCCGTGTTCGGTTCAGTCCACACAGAGTTCACCTTTTGCAACGCGGTATCCAGGCCGTCGACGAACGGGTCGCTGACTGCGAAGAACCGTCCATTGTCCAGCCGTCCGGCGGAGGCCGGGAAGTGTGGGTCTGACCGGTTCCTGTACTGTACATACGGCTGGACTGCCGCTCTGATGGCCGACGTCACGTTCTGCCGTGTCATTTCCAAAACGTAGTCCGCGACGTGTGCAAATGCCACTTCTTCCAAGAAATACCTGCATGGAGCACACATTgcggaaataatttttatcacgcTTTATAGGCTATAGCCTATAGCTAATGAAATTACTTAAGTTACTTAAATTACTTACTAtagatactatataaatatatctaaatgGAACTATATGTTTAGAGGGCAGCTTTGGACAGGATTTAAGAGTCGTGGGGCCCATGTCCTAGACCTCTACAAAttattgaaatcaaaatatggGTCTCTACCATATAGACCTTATATCAAGTACGGGCAAATATACCTACTAGGTCTATGTTCTCTATACCCTCtatacagaaatattattttcctaattatattataaaagatgattcaccaagcatgctcaccctctattttttttcaatacccaCCTAATCcatttgttcaaaatttgacttttaaaatttccaaataggtatacttcaacatttttaaaaaaaagtaaaaaagaggggttttaattagaaaaacagaagtttgtgtcACCACGGGGCACTTCTTATAATTAgtcaaaaatatgtacctactgatAAGTGAGCATACTTAATCAATTATGTGCACCCTGCATAATGATCGCTAACAGAATATaataccaattataataatacatcttttttttataaaaacaatttgtttgtaataaataatattttattattaacggggtcttttgtaaattgtattaaaattagcTATTTTTCTAATTACCGTGTAGCCGAAAATCCGTCTGAAATTGCATAGTGTCCAGTAAAAGTAGTTCTAAATTTACTATAAGATATGACTGAATTTGGCGCCGACGAAGGATACAATTCTATGTTTTTGGATAACGGCGTGTCGATCTGATACATAACGTTTTCTACGAACATTTTATATTCGCCAGTTACGTATCTCCACTCGTCTACAAATACATATCTGCCAACAATTTGTAGCTCTTTCCAAGTTATCTCTGTAGATACCTGCATCATATCGACCATACACAGTAGGTAAATTATCTTTGTCAATAATAGAAAGAGaggatattttaaatgttcacttTCTACTAATTATATTCTAGttcttagttataacttataacttataataatagagcacgttatttattattttatcataataacttATTTGTTCACCATCTATATAAAACTGTACAAACACCAATACATACCACTATTATGACTCATTGAAGATTAGACACTGGTGTCCACTCATTCTATGTTTATGCAGCTATTACCTctcacattaatatttaataagacatattataacatatcagTGGCGTAGTCAAGGGGGGCTAAAGGGGCTATagcttaagcccccccccccacattgacTGTGTTGAccttaaaattttatcaagattaataaaaaaattaaaagtgcaaataaaagacatattgtacttgtatttttgtatttttttgtgagacttagtgccccccccccccatacaaaattcctggctacgccactgtcaCAAATTATATGACCCGAGTCCTCTTAACTCTTATAGCAATTCCCACGGCCAtaacttatacattataatatattcttagatCAGTAGAGTTCACGAGTCAAGACACTTTCCTAACATTATGCGATTAATATACAAACATGATATTAACacaaattttttaactttaaacaaagaataattttaatagaatattataggtaacccGTGTTTGGGTCAGTCATGGTTGATGAATAGGTCTCCATGTTTagttattcttaatattattatgaggcAGAAGCTcactattattttagatattatagttgagctacactataatatcatatattattataacgtatacctactaaacttcgttgtaataatttaaatttgaagcTATAGCTTACCAGGTCTTGTGACCATCGTATGACGATATTATTGCTTTTAAAATCCAATAAGCCACTGATGGTATTATTTTCGAATACGATGTTGGAATTTATTAATGATGCTCTGGTCTTAGGTAAAATCAAGGCATCGTTGAAATATCCTAATGGTGTTTCTGCATCGTATACGCGACCATTATGTTCTGAAATAACATCATACTGAATTTTATACGCCCAAAACACGGCGTTTTGAATTTCttcatttctataatatttgttgcgCATCAAATCGGGTAACGATTCTGGTACTGTATTTTCGTCCACGGTCCAGTTTACTggagaatctaaaaataatttccacattttaataattaagttctttttctcatcatttaaaattaactgttACCTGCTGACGACAACACAAAGCACACTGTGATTAAAACCAATAACGATATCATCTTGAACGTAATAAAATGACTATAAACGATGAGTAtctattaaatatcaatacatatcGCATTCTATACAaccttatatataggtacagagtTTCACTCCATGCTTCAATTTTTGTCCTTGTACATACCTGCctgcatatattatactacatactatatagattataggtatttaaataccCCTCTACAAATTGTCTGCTTAAATATTAAGACTCATACATAACTATTTAAAACtgaagtacaaaaataaataattaattaatttagctcttaaaatatttttttaatcagctctaatatagttattggctatccttaaattttaaataactctaaaaaagaaaaatattttaagctttttagattctgagcgaaatgatgaatgtattatttttacaattatattgtgtgtgttaTAATTTCCGAGCAGAACGATGAaagtaatgattttacaatgataagtgtttttttgtgtgtgtgccGTGTGTATAGGTACACTTTCTAAAGTAGAAACAATGCTTAGATCTTTCATTATGAGGTTGGTTTCTGATCCAAAGGTCAAAATGGGgacagaaatttttaaaataatcaataaaaataaaaataaataaataaggaaaaacAAGAATTTTACACAAAACCAGTTATGATAAAATCGATTTCTTTATTTCATTGTAAGACAAAAACAAACAACTGAGATATTTGAAATGTTCATCAAATAATAGCGTAttctatactaataaaattcaaatttttttttacttttagagctacttataatattctaatgtttgatatttcagtgttttttttttttttataaatgtcgattaaaaatataagatgaaCCCGCATGTGTTGCTCCGTTTTAACACACACGTCCGACAAATCGCATTTACCCAGTCAGAGTAGAACTCGCTCCATTTTGGTGTTgtacaacattaaaaaatggcaagactgtaagttttttttaaaaaattaacatttttaaaagttaaaggtcatttaaaaatgttgacatttttgcTATTTCTAAACTATAATGAACGTTATATTGAGGATAATGGGAAAAACGCACAGTTTCGTCttcagaaatattgtcacaattcaattttataataggtatatttactgTAGAACCAAAATTGGGTGAGTTCTAATAATgttggggagggtactgtagatttgtttacacgtgtttgtttgttttggcagaaatTTTAATTTGGGCATCCTTAGCCTGTAGGTATCTACCATGCGCCCAAGCCCAGTTGGGGtatggcggcctctctctccagacaAATGTCtgcccggagagaagtgccaaCCGTGACCGAGGTTCaaaccggcgacggtgcgcattgcaaccgacgccttagtccgctcggccactccgtccccctattatattttatatacctatacacaatgatattttcaaaaaatttagaataatgtTATGCTATTGCTTATTTATACCATTCTACAGTAAATCagtattgactcaaaagttaataacagtaataatttattaatatttaaaataatacactattataacagttaaatattaatattataataaatgtacctaatagtttttatttacagtACCTATACGGCATTACGGCtaaactatacctatacttacccATATTtctttttagataatttttttctgcaatcatttatatctattttaatgaAACTATTTATTAGAACAAGAACTGTCCAACttggataaatataataataatcctaagctaaatataaatatgtcatagtaaatttatttaaataagtacctacctttatctatatagttatatactggGTGCTTTGATAACTGATGGGTAAGTAAAATGCAATAGGTACATTGATATGTTACTGAATTATTTTATGGCAGTCAATAATTAAGTTACCTAATAGACATACTATATCCATAGACCATAaacccatattatatattttatatatatatataaatgtaaacaagAACAGGCAATCTAACATAGAGTAAATCTATACCTatccataattattaattattataattatgtatattaatatacagacAATATAGACAATTGTCTATTGCTATGGTAAAATGTGGAATTCTTCTAGATtttcaaactaataatataagtatttaatatagtatgtaatattatattaatatgtatcaaCTACCTATATAGACATAGTATATCCATtatccatataggtacctattatatacctacttagtgaACCGCCAatctaacataaaaaaattctatataagtaactactatattattatgactataataattaataattatatctatatggtCAAATGTTGAATTCTTCTTGGGTTTCAAACAGGAAATAGTTACTGGactttattgaaaatgtaataaatgtacctactaaacTGTAGCAGTGGTTTTTCATGGTCACTGTATTATGTGGTAGGTAAATCTATTAAaagatattacctatttatttctataagtaaaattaaataatattaatacaaatataatgaactatactaatacctatacctattacttaCGTATAAGTGTAATCCGTAATCTtgtgtaggtataattaaatatttttattatttttatcgttatcattttttaagtttttacttttttgaatgacgtaattcttttttaacttcatattccaaagtaaaatgttattggaagtatttcaatctataaaaatcaattttcggTCAATTAAGTTCACCTGTTATAactataagcgtttaaagtttagattagTGGAGTAGTGGacaacattttgcggggtagACGGGCGTAGGTATAGCGGCATTCCACTTATTTCCGTTCTTAAAATTTGaaatgcttataagttataactaatgaaTTAGATACTTGTTCGAAAATTGAACTTTATAGATTGATATACTccgaataatattcttattttaaaattatataaaattatgtaaaaaaatatttttaagaaagttgaaactttttgaaatatttagtgcaAGTACTTAAATGGACCACCTTGTATATTAggtaaaatcaataattgaacatttttgaaaaataccaaaaatatacCGAAATGaaactttgtaaaataaaatataggtaggcatATTTTATAGACTAGGCGGAACGATAAATATAtctattgatttaacaatgttCTGACGTCACCATTAAGCAGCAATAAAGGTAAAGTTTCAACCACGGAATACCCGAATACGATAGGTATCTTAAGATATAGACTTATTCGTCCATATTTTAATCGTGGATGGTTCTTGATAGGCGATTGTAAATTGAATTCAGTTGGTAACTTGGgtggttaaaagtaaaaaatcccaagtataatgtatatatactatatagttataaaaataatgctaGCAAATTCAGGTATCTGCAGCAAATGCAGATACCTTCCAAACGGTCTGCTCCAAGGCTCTGTACTCTAGCCAGTGCtctttaatacttataaatatttatcatataataaatacaaatgcaaGGCAATTTATGTATGCAGATATGGCATTGCACTGGTTGCCCAAGCCGACACTTTAGATACAGTGGAATTGTGGAAACCAAACTAAATCTAGATCTTAATAACTTACTACTAACTAtctcaaaaaaattgtaactaaccCTGAACCTGAATAAAACGGTGGCACTGGCTTTTCACTTAAACAACATAGAAGCAGACAGGAAgcctataaatacaaattaacggCACTGCGCCACTGCCGTAACAAATAAAGAACGTCCTAGATATCTCATACTCTTGGAGTAAAATTTGATAGAgcttgatatttaaaaacacttaGAAGcgttaaaaaataagttaaagaCGAGGagcaatattaattcaaaactaGCAGGAACGACCTGGGGCAGCAATGCAAATGCTGAATACTGCGCCTCAGTTTAGCTCAGAAGTGCAGTAGTGCACACTGCAGTCTGCAAGAAGGTGGATACAGAACTAAACCAAACAATCCAAATTATAACGGACACAGTAAGAACGACCCAAGTACAATGGTTAACAGTACTCGTATTCTCGCTAATATAGCTCGGGCCTCCGGCGGATTTACGTAGACTGataaattcataatacaatGCGATAGTTGACAAGATAAAAAGAAACCCTAATCTACCTTTGTACAAATGTATTGTTTCACACCCCCATAAGAGACTTAAATCGAGACACCTAATATGAGACCTAACATTTTCAGTAGGTAGAATCTTAATCGGAAACATGGAAAACGCAATGAAaggaaaatcgaagcatttttactgtcctaaaaggtgacgacaaacgaaaaaataaaaaaaaggtgggtaagtggatgttgctctgctgtacagtaggttacaagtgaatCGAGGtaatggacggtgttaaattttaattcaatgatataatatcattatataagaaaaacgattctgagcaaaaatggtcagtcagcctatgatattaccaagtatatttgatgatattattgtgaataaagtaatttatatacaacctatttacgtggagacttgttttcaattttcaatccttagctataaaagttgaacattttataaattttcaacttcaaaataattattaaattataaatttgaactttaaatgcttataaaaaaaaattgtgcccatgtatttttaatatttttcaactgctattagaacaatatattgggagccttatattaaaatttcacgcttttttacccaacaaataaatttttattgatatttatagaaaaaaaaaactaaaaaaattgaaaactgacaatgtccgtaaacagcttgaaaagtgtcaaattattttcaaaatgttatcgtgtatagaatgctaatataaacattcagtgaaattttcaagtatctacagtcatacgttttttaattacaacaaaataagaaaattgttacatgagaaatcgagtgaatatcaaatgttgtaaaaatataaatttcagacgttcataaa
Above is a window of Metopolophium dirhodum isolate CAU chromosome 3, ASM1992520v1, whole genome shotgun sequence DNA encoding:
- the LOC132941314 gene encoding uncharacterized protein LOC132941314, translating into MISLLVLITVCFVLSSADSPVNWTVDENTVPESLPDLMRNKYYRNEEIQNAVFWAYKIQYDVISEHNGRVYDAETPLGYFNDALILPKTRASLINSNIVFENNTISGLLDFKSNNIVIRWSQDLVSTEITWKELQIVGRYVFVDEWRYVTGEYKMFVENVMYQIDTPLSKNIELYPSSAPNSVISYSKFRTTFTGHYAISDGFSATRYFLEEVAFAHVADYVLEMTRQNVTSAIRAAVQPYVQYRNRSDPHFPASAGRLDNGRFFAVSDPFVDGLDTALQKVNSVWTEPNTGVLMVAVEHTLHNLNGTFNLHVVSELAELQQPGHVIDFVMDRVRLSIAYDVLRPNCLCSAIVKVYKITTWSRDSQEDTGHLPQVAAAFANTVEDHLSIGTCAAIAKTNKYGTNPCQ